Proteins from one Pseudomonas sp. KBS0710 genomic window:
- the yidD gene encoding membrane protein insertion efficiency factor YidD — protein MRKLALVPIQFYRYAISPLMADHCRFYPSCSCYALEAIENHGLLRGGWLAFRRLGRCHPWNPGGFDPVPPIPTSRSSSMAE, from the coding sequence ATGCGTAAACTGGCACTCGTTCCGATCCAGTTTTACCGTTATGCCATTAGTCCTCTGATGGCAGACCACTGTCGTTTCTACCCCAGCTGTTCCTGCTACGCGTTAGAAGCCATAGAAAATCATGGTCTTCTGCGCGGTGGCTGGCTGGCCTTTCGTCGTTTAGGCCGCTGTCATCCGTGGAATCCCGGTGGTTTCGACCCGGTTCCACCTATCCCTACCTCCCGTTCTTCTTCGATGGCCGAGTAA
- the yidC gene encoding membrane protein insertase YidC, with amino-acid sequence MDIKRTILIVALAIVSYVMVLKWNQDYGQAALPTQNVATNQAAPAIPDTPLGNNASASADVPSANGETSAPLETPVVTNKDLIHVKTDVLDLAIDPQGGDIAQLKLPLYPRRQDHPDVPFQLFDNGGERTYLAQSGLTGTDGPDARATGRPVYSTEQKTYQLADGQNQLNVDLKFSLDGVNYIKRFSFTRGLYDLKVTYLIDNESAKPWTGNLFAQLKRDNSADPSSSTATGTATYLGAALWTSSEPYKKVSMKDIDKGTLKETVQGGWVAWLQHYFVTAWIPNKGDANLVQTRKDSQGNYIIGFTGPALTVAPGAKAETSTTLYAGPKSQAVLKELSPGLELTVDYGILWFIAQPIFWLLQHIHSIVGNWGFSIIFLTMLIKGIFFPLSAASYKSMARMRAVAPKLAALKEQHGDDRQKMSQAMMELYKKEKINPLGGCLPILVQMPVFLSLYWVLLESVEMRQAPFILWITDLSIKDPFFILPIIMGATMFIQQRLNPTPPDPMQAKVMKMMPIIFTFFFLWFPAGLVLYWVVNNVLSISQQWYITRKIEAATKKAAA; translated from the coding sequence ATGGATATTAAACGCACGATCCTGATCGTCGCCCTGGCAATCGTGTCCTACGTCATGGTTCTTAAGTGGAACCAGGACTACGGCCAGGCTGCCCTGCCGACTCAGAATGTTGCTACCAACCAGGCTGCGCCGGCTATTCCGGACACCCCGTTGGGTAACAATGCGTCCGCGAGTGCCGATGTTCCCAGCGCGAATGGCGAGACAAGCGCCCCTCTAGAAACGCCAGTGGTCACCAATAAAGACCTCATCCACGTGAAAACGGATGTGCTCGACCTGGCTATCGACCCACAAGGTGGTGATATCGCGCAGTTGAAACTGCCGCTGTATCCACGTCGCCAAGACCATCCGGATGTTCCGTTCCAACTGTTCGATAACGGTGGTGAACGTACTTATCTGGCGCAAAGCGGCCTGACCGGCACTGACGGTCCGGATGCTCGTGCTACCGGTCGTCCGGTTTATTCGACCGAACAGAAGACTTATCAACTGGCCGATGGCCAGAACCAGTTGAATGTCGACCTGAAATTCAGCCTCGACGGCGTCAACTACATCAAGCGTTTCAGCTTCACCCGTGGTCTGTACGACTTGAAGGTCACTTACCTGATCGACAACGAAAGCGCCAAACCATGGACCGGCAACCTGTTTGCCCAGCTCAAGCGTGACAACAGCGCCGACCCTTCTTCCAGCACCGCCACCGGCACCGCGACTTACCTGGGCGCCGCCCTGTGGACAAGTAGCGAGCCGTACAAAAAAGTGTCGATGAAAGATATCGACAAGGGCACGCTGAAAGAAACCGTCCAAGGCGGCTGGGTTGCCTGGTTGCAACACTACTTCGTGACCGCATGGATCCCGAACAAGGGTGACGCCAACCTGGTTCAAACCCGCAAAGACAGCCAAGGCAACTACATCATTGGTTTTACTGGCCCGGCGTTGACCGTCGCTCCAGGTGCCAAGGCTGAAACCAGCACTACCCTGTACGCCGGCCCGAAAAGCCAGGCGGTGCTCAAAGAGTTGTCCCCAGGTCTGGAACTGACTGTGGATTACGGCATTCTGTGGTTCATTGCCCAGCCGATTTTCTGGCTGCTGCAACATATCCACAGCATTGTGGGCAACTGGGGCTTCTCGATCATCTTCCTGACCATGCTGATCAAAGGGATCTTCTTCCCGCTGTCGGCAGCCAGCTACAAGTCGATGGCGCGTATGCGTGCCGTTGCGCCAAAACTGGCCGCTCTGAAAGAGCAACATGGTGACGACCGGCAGAAAATGTCGCAGGCCATGATGGAGCTGTACAAGAAAGAGAAGATCAACCCGCTGGGTGGTTGCTTGCCGATTCTGGTGCAGATGCCGGTATTCCTGTCGCTGTACTGGGTGCTCCTGGAAAGCGTCGAAATGCGCCAGGCACCGTTCATTCTGTGGATAACTGACCTGTCGATTAAAGACCCGTTCTTTATTCTGCCGATCATCATGGGCGCGACCATGTTTATCCAGCAGCGTCTGAACCCGACTCCGCCGGATCCGATGCAGGCCAAGGTAATGAAAATGATGCCAATCATCTTCACCTTCTTCTTCCTGTGGTTCCCTGCTGGTCTGGTGCTGTACTGGGTGGTCAACAACGTGTTGTCGATCTCTCAACAGTGGTACATCACACGTAAAATCGAAGCGGCTACCAAAAAAGCTGCGGCGTAA